The Osmia bicornis bicornis chromosome 12, iOsmBic2.1, whole genome shotgun sequence genome includes a region encoding these proteins:
- the LOC114871297 gene encoding TRPL translocation defect protein 14 isoform X1, with protein MEQKRLYKVVLTGGPCGGKTTGQTRLCTFFENMGWKVFRVPETATVLLSGGIKFSDLNAEEAKGSVSRPSITKWSQRRYRNRSDKGEARWPEILEVDSSEAFKFQENLLRTMIQIENTFFQLGESSSRNCLIICDRGAMDASAFISKDKWELMMASNGWNNVELRDNRYNQIIHMVSAANGAEDFYSTEEHVCRSEGVELARELDYKAAAAWVGHPYFDVIDNSQDFESKICRMIECVCQKLGIDTGDRLRASSRKVKFLVKGPLPPDSEFPPFQDFDVVHNYLQSNNPKMQARLRKRGQKGHWSYIHTIRRPKMCGQVIEVKTQLTHRDYLNMLAQRDDSHFTIFKRRRCFLINNQYFQLDIYREPAHPRCRGLMLLETYTALTGDELKNILPQFLTIEKEVTGNPDYSMFNLSLREEWNNTNKYCHNLHDYALAGLTESGSKDNKNINTSEARDTLAKKHVNGASNGVGSRVNGVNVTINGVDKVVNGIQNGVHGVANGNAKFVERNSIKSNSKERDNPTKTLNNSS; from the exons ATGGAGCAGAAACGACTGTACAAAGTGGTGCTCACCGGAG GTCCTTGCGGCGGTAAAACGACCGGGCAGACGCGGCTGTGTACGTTCTTTGAGAATATGGGTTGGAAG GTGTTCCGTGTTCCCGAGACAGCGACTGTGCTGCTCAG CGGCGGCATAAAGTTTTCAGACCTGAACGCTGAAGAGG CAAAGGGATCCGTGTCGCGACCTTCGATTACGAAGTGGTCGCAGAGACGTTACAGGAACAGGTCGGACAAAGGTGAAGCGAGATGGCCGGAGATCTTGGAGGTTGACTCGAGCGAGG CATTCAAGTTCCAGGAGAACCTTTTGCGCACGATGATACAAATAGAGAACACGTTCTTTCAACTGGGCGAGAGCAGTTCGCGAAATTGCCTTATAATCTGTGATCGTGGCGCTATGGATGCCTCTGCAT TTATTTCAAAGGACAAATGGGAACTTATGATGGCATCGAACGGTTGGAACAACGTGGAGTTACGGGACAACAGATACAATCAGATCATCCACATGGTATCGGCCGCGAACGGTGCCGAGGACTTCTATTCGACCGAAGAGCACGTATGTAGATCGGAAGGCGTCGAGTTGGCCAGGGAACTCGATTACAAAGCGGCCGCTGCCTGGGTTGGTCATCCGTATTTCGACGTGATCGACAACTCGCAGGACTTCGAGTCGAAGATTTGCCGTATGATCGAGTGCGTGTGCCAGAAACTGGGCATCGACACCGGGGACAGATTGCGAGCCAGCAGTCGAAAGGTCAAGTTCCTCGTCAAAGGTCCTCTACCTCCGGACAGCGAGTTTCCACCGTTTCAAGACTTCGATGTCGTCCATAACTACCTCCAAAGTAACAATCCGAAGATGCAAGCCCGTCTACGCAAACGCGGACAAAAAG GACATTGGTCTTACATCCACACGATTAGGCGTCCGAAGATGTGCGGGCAAGTGATCGAAGTTAAGACCCAGTTAACCCATCGGGATTACTTGAACATGCTTGCTCAACGCGACGATTCGCATTTCACCATCTTCAAACGTCGGCGTTGTTTCCTCATCAATAATCAGTATTTTCAATTAGACATATACAGAGAACCAGCTCACCCGAG gTGCCGTGGATTGATGTTGCTTGAAACGTATACAGCATTAACTGGAGACGAGCTGAAGAATATACTACCACAGTTCCTGACAATCGAGAAAGAGGTAACCGGTAATCCGGACTACAGCATGTTCAATCTGAGTCTACGAGAAGAATGGAACAATACTAATAAATACTGCCATAATTTACACG ATTACGCTCTTGCAGGCTTGACGGAATCTGGATCgaaggataataaaaatattaatacttCAGAAGCGAGAGATACGTTGGCTAAAAAACATGTAAACGGTGCAAGTAACGGGGTTGGGTCTAGAGTTAATGGTGTAAACGTTACTATAAATGGTGTAGATAAAGTTGTGAATGGCATACAAAATGGTGTCCACGGTGTTGCGAATGGTAACGCGAAATTCGTCGAGAGGAATAGCATAAAAAGCAATAGTAAAGAACGCGATAATCCTACAAAAACGTTGAACAATAGTTCGTAA
- the LOC114871297 gene encoding TRPL translocation defect protein 14 isoform X3 — MEQKRLYKVVLTGGPCGGKTTGQTRLCTFFENMGWKVFRVPETATVLLSGGIKFSDLNAEEAFKFQENLLRTMIQIENTFFQLGESSSRNCLIICDRGAMDASAFISKDKWELMMASNGWNNVELRDNRYNQIIHMVSAANGAEDFYSTEEHVCRSEGVELARELDYKAAAAWVGHPYFDVIDNSQDFESKICRMIECVCQKLGIDTGDRLRASSRKVKFLVKGPLPPDSEFPPFQDFDVVHNYLQSNNPKMQARLRKRGQKGHWSYIHTIRRPKMCGQVIEVKTQLTHRDYLNMLAQRDDSHFTIFKRRRCFLINNQYFQLDIYREPAHPRCRGLMLLETYTALTGDELKNILPQFLTIEKEVTGNPDYSMFNLSLREEWNNTNKYCHNLHDYALAGLTESGSKDNKNINTSEARDTLAKKHVNGASNGVGSRVNGVNVTINGVDKVVNGIQNGVHGVANGNAKFVERNSIKSNSKERDNPTKTLNNSS; from the exons ATGGAGCAGAAACGACTGTACAAAGTGGTGCTCACCGGAG GTCCTTGCGGCGGTAAAACGACCGGGCAGACGCGGCTGTGTACGTTCTTTGAGAATATGGGTTGGAAG GTGTTCCGTGTTCCCGAGACAGCGACTGTGCTGCTCAG CGGCGGCATAAAGTTTTCAGACCTGAACGCTGAAGAGG CATTCAAGTTCCAGGAGAACCTTTTGCGCACGATGATACAAATAGAGAACACGTTCTTTCAACTGGGCGAGAGCAGTTCGCGAAATTGCCTTATAATCTGTGATCGTGGCGCTATGGATGCCTCTGCAT TTATTTCAAAGGACAAATGGGAACTTATGATGGCATCGAACGGTTGGAACAACGTGGAGTTACGGGACAACAGATACAATCAGATCATCCACATGGTATCGGCCGCGAACGGTGCCGAGGACTTCTATTCGACCGAAGAGCACGTATGTAGATCGGAAGGCGTCGAGTTGGCCAGGGAACTCGATTACAAAGCGGCCGCTGCCTGGGTTGGTCATCCGTATTTCGACGTGATCGACAACTCGCAGGACTTCGAGTCGAAGATTTGCCGTATGATCGAGTGCGTGTGCCAGAAACTGGGCATCGACACCGGGGACAGATTGCGAGCCAGCAGTCGAAAGGTCAAGTTCCTCGTCAAAGGTCCTCTACCTCCGGACAGCGAGTTTCCACCGTTTCAAGACTTCGATGTCGTCCATAACTACCTCCAAAGTAACAATCCGAAGATGCAAGCCCGTCTACGCAAACGCGGACAAAAAG GACATTGGTCTTACATCCACACGATTAGGCGTCCGAAGATGTGCGGGCAAGTGATCGAAGTTAAGACCCAGTTAACCCATCGGGATTACTTGAACATGCTTGCTCAACGCGACGATTCGCATTTCACCATCTTCAAACGTCGGCGTTGTTTCCTCATCAATAATCAGTATTTTCAATTAGACATATACAGAGAACCAGCTCACCCGAG gTGCCGTGGATTGATGTTGCTTGAAACGTATACAGCATTAACTGGAGACGAGCTGAAGAATATACTACCACAGTTCCTGACAATCGAGAAAGAGGTAACCGGTAATCCGGACTACAGCATGTTCAATCTGAGTCTACGAGAAGAATGGAACAATACTAATAAATACTGCCATAATTTACACG ATTACGCTCTTGCAGGCTTGACGGAATCTGGATCgaaggataataaaaatattaatacttCAGAAGCGAGAGATACGTTGGCTAAAAAACATGTAAACGGTGCAAGTAACGGGGTTGGGTCTAGAGTTAATGGTGTAAACGTTACTATAAATGGTGTAGATAAAGTTGTGAATGGCATACAAAATGGTGTCCACGGTGTTGCGAATGGTAACGCGAAATTCGTCGAGAGGAATAGCATAAAAAGCAATAGTAAAGAACGCGATAATCCTACAAAAACGTTGAACAATAGTTCGTAA
- the LOC114871297 gene encoding TRPL translocation defect protein 14 isoform X4, giving the protein MEQKRLYKVVLTGGPCGGKTTGQTRLCTFFENMGWKVFRVPETATVLLSGGIKFSDLNAEEAKGSVSRPSITKWSQRRYRNRSDKGEARWPEILEVDSSEAFKFQENLLRTMIQIENTFFQLGESSSRNCLIICDRGAMDASAFISKDKWELMMASNGWNNVELRDNRYNQIIHMVSAANGAEDFYSTEEHVCRSEGVELARELDYKAAAAWVGHPYFDVIDNSQDFESKICRMIECVCQKLGIDTGDRLRASSRKVKFLVKGPLPPDSEFPPFQDFDVVHNYLQSNNPKMQARLRKRGQKGHWSYIHTIRRPKMCGQVIEVKTQLTHRDYLNMLAQRDDSHFTIFKRRRCFLINNQYFQLDIYREPAHPRCRGLMLLETYTALTGDELKNILPQFLTIEKEVTGNPDYSMFNLSLREEWNNTNKYCHNLHD; this is encoded by the exons ATGGAGCAGAAACGACTGTACAAAGTGGTGCTCACCGGAG GTCCTTGCGGCGGTAAAACGACCGGGCAGACGCGGCTGTGTACGTTCTTTGAGAATATGGGTTGGAAG GTGTTCCGTGTTCCCGAGACAGCGACTGTGCTGCTCAG CGGCGGCATAAAGTTTTCAGACCTGAACGCTGAAGAGG CAAAGGGATCCGTGTCGCGACCTTCGATTACGAAGTGGTCGCAGAGACGTTACAGGAACAGGTCGGACAAAGGTGAAGCGAGATGGCCGGAGATCTTGGAGGTTGACTCGAGCGAGG CATTCAAGTTCCAGGAGAACCTTTTGCGCACGATGATACAAATAGAGAACACGTTCTTTCAACTGGGCGAGAGCAGTTCGCGAAATTGCCTTATAATCTGTGATCGTGGCGCTATGGATGCCTCTGCAT TTATTTCAAAGGACAAATGGGAACTTATGATGGCATCGAACGGTTGGAACAACGTGGAGTTACGGGACAACAGATACAATCAGATCATCCACATGGTATCGGCCGCGAACGGTGCCGAGGACTTCTATTCGACCGAAGAGCACGTATGTAGATCGGAAGGCGTCGAGTTGGCCAGGGAACTCGATTACAAAGCGGCCGCTGCCTGGGTTGGTCATCCGTATTTCGACGTGATCGACAACTCGCAGGACTTCGAGTCGAAGATTTGCCGTATGATCGAGTGCGTGTGCCAGAAACTGGGCATCGACACCGGGGACAGATTGCGAGCCAGCAGTCGAAAGGTCAAGTTCCTCGTCAAAGGTCCTCTACCTCCGGACAGCGAGTTTCCACCGTTTCAAGACTTCGATGTCGTCCATAACTACCTCCAAAGTAACAATCCGAAGATGCAAGCCCGTCTACGCAAACGCGGACAAAAAG GACATTGGTCTTACATCCACACGATTAGGCGTCCGAAGATGTGCGGGCAAGTGATCGAAGTTAAGACCCAGTTAACCCATCGGGATTACTTGAACATGCTTGCTCAACGCGACGATTCGCATTTCACCATCTTCAAACGTCGGCGTTGTTTCCTCATCAATAATCAGTATTTTCAATTAGACATATACAGAGAACCAGCTCACCCGAG gTGCCGTGGATTGATGTTGCTTGAAACGTATACAGCATTAACTGGAGACGAGCTGAAGAATATACTACCACAGTTCCTGACAATCGAGAAAGAGGTAACCGGTAATCCGGACTACAGCATGTTCAATCTGAGTCTACGAGAAGAATGGAACAATACTAATAAATACTGCCATAATTTACACG ATTAA
- the LOC114871297 gene encoding TRPL translocation defect protein 14 isoform X2 has protein sequence MEQKRLYKVVLTGGPCGGKTTGQTRLCTFFENMGWKVFRVPETATVLLSGGIKFSDLNAEEAKGSVSRPSITKWSQRRYRNRSDKGEARWPEILEVDSSEAFKFQENLLRTMIQIENTFFQLGESSSRNCLIICDRGAMDASAFISKDKWELMMASNGWNNVELRDNRYNQIIHMVSAANGAEDFYSTEEHVCRSEGVELARELDYKAAAAWVGHPYFDVIDNSQDFESKICRMIECVCQKLGIDTGDRLRASSRKVKFLVKGPLPPDSEFPPFQDFDVVHNYLQSNNPKMQARLRKRGQKGHWSYIHTIRRPKMCGQVIEVKTQLTHRDYLNMLAQRDDSHFTIFKRRRCFLINNQYFQLDIYREPAHPRCRGLMLLETYTALTGDELKNILPQFLTIEKEVTGNPDYSMFNLSLREEWNNTNKYCHNLHGLTESGSKDNKNINTSEARDTLAKKHVNGASNGVGSRVNGVNVTINGVDKVVNGIQNGVHGVANGNAKFVERNSIKSNSKERDNPTKTLNNSS, from the exons ATGGAGCAGAAACGACTGTACAAAGTGGTGCTCACCGGAG GTCCTTGCGGCGGTAAAACGACCGGGCAGACGCGGCTGTGTACGTTCTTTGAGAATATGGGTTGGAAG GTGTTCCGTGTTCCCGAGACAGCGACTGTGCTGCTCAG CGGCGGCATAAAGTTTTCAGACCTGAACGCTGAAGAGG CAAAGGGATCCGTGTCGCGACCTTCGATTACGAAGTGGTCGCAGAGACGTTACAGGAACAGGTCGGACAAAGGTGAAGCGAGATGGCCGGAGATCTTGGAGGTTGACTCGAGCGAGG CATTCAAGTTCCAGGAGAACCTTTTGCGCACGATGATACAAATAGAGAACACGTTCTTTCAACTGGGCGAGAGCAGTTCGCGAAATTGCCTTATAATCTGTGATCGTGGCGCTATGGATGCCTCTGCAT TTATTTCAAAGGACAAATGGGAACTTATGATGGCATCGAACGGTTGGAACAACGTGGAGTTACGGGACAACAGATACAATCAGATCATCCACATGGTATCGGCCGCGAACGGTGCCGAGGACTTCTATTCGACCGAAGAGCACGTATGTAGATCGGAAGGCGTCGAGTTGGCCAGGGAACTCGATTACAAAGCGGCCGCTGCCTGGGTTGGTCATCCGTATTTCGACGTGATCGACAACTCGCAGGACTTCGAGTCGAAGATTTGCCGTATGATCGAGTGCGTGTGCCAGAAACTGGGCATCGACACCGGGGACAGATTGCGAGCCAGCAGTCGAAAGGTCAAGTTCCTCGTCAAAGGTCCTCTACCTCCGGACAGCGAGTTTCCACCGTTTCAAGACTTCGATGTCGTCCATAACTACCTCCAAAGTAACAATCCGAAGATGCAAGCCCGTCTACGCAAACGCGGACAAAAAG GACATTGGTCTTACATCCACACGATTAGGCGTCCGAAGATGTGCGGGCAAGTGATCGAAGTTAAGACCCAGTTAACCCATCGGGATTACTTGAACATGCTTGCTCAACGCGACGATTCGCATTTCACCATCTTCAAACGTCGGCGTTGTTTCCTCATCAATAATCAGTATTTTCAATTAGACATATACAGAGAACCAGCTCACCCGAG gTGCCGTGGATTGATGTTGCTTGAAACGTATACAGCATTAACTGGAGACGAGCTGAAGAATATACTACCACAGTTCCTGACAATCGAGAAAGAGGTAACCGGTAATCCGGACTACAGCATGTTCAATCTGAGTCTACGAGAAGAATGGAACAATACTAATAAATACTGCCATAATTTACACG GCTTGACGGAATCTGGATCgaaggataataaaaatattaatacttCAGAAGCGAGAGATACGTTGGCTAAAAAACATGTAAACGGTGCAAGTAACGGGGTTGGGTCTAGAGTTAATGGTGTAAACGTTACTATAAATGGTGTAGATAAAGTTGTGAATGGCATACAAAATGGTGTCCACGGTGTTGCGAATGGTAACGCGAAATTCGTCGAGAGGAATAGCATAAAAAGCAATAGTAAAGAACGCGATAATCCTACAAAAACGTTGAACAATAGTTCGTAA
- the LOC114871297 gene encoding TRPL translocation defect protein 14 isoform X5, whose translation MIQIENTFFQLGESSSRNCLIICDRGAMDASAFISKDKWELMMASNGWNNVELRDNRYNQIIHMVSAANGAEDFYSTEEHVCRSEGVELARELDYKAAAAWVGHPYFDVIDNSQDFESKICRMIECVCQKLGIDTGDRLRASSRKVKFLVKGPLPPDSEFPPFQDFDVVHNYLQSNNPKMQARLRKRGQKGHWSYIHTIRRPKMCGQVIEVKTQLTHRDYLNMLAQRDDSHFTIFKRRRCFLINNQYFQLDIYREPAHPRCRGLMLLETYTALTGDELKNILPQFLTIEKEVTGNPDYSMFNLSLREEWNNTNKYCHNLHDYALAGLTESGSKDNKNINTSEARDTLAKKHVNGASNGVGSRVNGVNVTINGVDKVVNGIQNGVHGVANGNAKFVERNSIKSNSKERDNPTKTLNNSS comes from the exons ATGATACAAATAGAGAACACGTTCTTTCAACTGGGCGAGAGCAGTTCGCGAAATTGCCTTATAATCTGTGATCGTGGCGCTATGGATGCCTCTGCAT TTATTTCAAAGGACAAATGGGAACTTATGATGGCATCGAACGGTTGGAACAACGTGGAGTTACGGGACAACAGATACAATCAGATCATCCACATGGTATCGGCCGCGAACGGTGCCGAGGACTTCTATTCGACCGAAGAGCACGTATGTAGATCGGAAGGCGTCGAGTTGGCCAGGGAACTCGATTACAAAGCGGCCGCTGCCTGGGTTGGTCATCCGTATTTCGACGTGATCGACAACTCGCAGGACTTCGAGTCGAAGATTTGCCGTATGATCGAGTGCGTGTGCCAGAAACTGGGCATCGACACCGGGGACAGATTGCGAGCCAGCAGTCGAAAGGTCAAGTTCCTCGTCAAAGGTCCTCTACCTCCGGACAGCGAGTTTCCACCGTTTCAAGACTTCGATGTCGTCCATAACTACCTCCAAAGTAACAATCCGAAGATGCAAGCCCGTCTACGCAAACGCGGACAAAAAG GACATTGGTCTTACATCCACACGATTAGGCGTCCGAAGATGTGCGGGCAAGTGATCGAAGTTAAGACCCAGTTAACCCATCGGGATTACTTGAACATGCTTGCTCAACGCGACGATTCGCATTTCACCATCTTCAAACGTCGGCGTTGTTTCCTCATCAATAATCAGTATTTTCAATTAGACATATACAGAGAACCAGCTCACCCGAG gTGCCGTGGATTGATGTTGCTTGAAACGTATACAGCATTAACTGGAGACGAGCTGAAGAATATACTACCACAGTTCCTGACAATCGAGAAAGAGGTAACCGGTAATCCGGACTACAGCATGTTCAATCTGAGTCTACGAGAAGAATGGAACAATACTAATAAATACTGCCATAATTTACACG ATTACGCTCTTGCAGGCTTGACGGAATCTGGATCgaaggataataaaaatattaatacttCAGAAGCGAGAGATACGTTGGCTAAAAAACATGTAAACGGTGCAAGTAACGGGGTTGGGTCTAGAGTTAATGGTGTAAACGTTACTATAAATGGTGTAGATAAAGTTGTGAATGGCATACAAAATGGTGTCCACGGTGTTGCGAATGGTAACGCGAAATTCGTCGAGAGGAATAGCATAAAAAGCAATAGTAAAGAACGCGATAATCCTACAAAAACGTTGAACAATAGTTCGTAA
- the LOC114871301 gene encoding uncharacterized protein LOC114871301 isoform X2, translating into MEPPQVQRVVVAIFRIVLITHEEEDNEEEKNDENEGATDTAASKEKLPLPTPDFNSTPVMKTSVFSNPFVEAEKAKSAILEKHVKMTPTLDDTKMINGRKICWNYRKGRCRFGHNCTFAHDSDLHRTAAELEAIRIPQETVICQTQYNGQVSINDDDEVDQENNQMNKRKKRPGLSQSLIPSKKVLKMYKSQQTKAISR; encoded by the exons ATGGAACCTCCTCAAGTTCAGAGAGTAGTAGTGGCGATATTTCGGATAGTGCTGATAACAC atgaagaagaggaTAATGAAGAGGAAAAGAATGATGAAAATGAAGGAGCAACGGATACAGCAGCTTCCAAAGAAAAACTTCCATTACCAACTCCAGATTTTAATAGCACACCTGTTATGAAAACTTCAGTCTTCTCAAATCCGTTTGTTGAAGCAGAAAAAGCTAAAAGTGCTATTCTAGAGAAACATGTAAAAATGACTCCGACATTAGATGatacaaaaatgataaatggTCGAAAGATATGTTGGAATTATAGGAAAGGTAGATGCAGGTTTGGTCATAATTGTACCTTTGCACATGATTCAGATTTACACCGTACAGCGGCTGAGCTAGAAGCAATTCGAATACCGCAAGAAACAGTTATCTGTCAGACTCAGTATAATGGTCAGGTTTCCATAAATGACGATGATGAGGTGGATCAAGAAAATAATCAAATGAATAAACGTAAGAAAAGGCCAGGATTGAGTCAGTCTTTAATACCTAGTAAGAAAGTCTTGAAAATGTACAAATCACAACAAACTAAAGCCATTAGTAGATAA
- the LOC114871301 gene encoding uncharacterized protein LOC114871301 isoform X1, giving the protein MASLVADYGTSSSSESSSGDISDSADNTFKEDEEEDNEEEKNDENEGATDTAASKEKLPLPTPDFNSTPVMKTSVFSNPFVEAEKAKSAILEKHVKMTPTLDDTKMINGRKICWNYRKGRCRFGHNCTFAHDSDLHRTAAELEAIRIPQETVICQTQYNGQVSINDDDEVDQENNQMNKRKKRPGLSQSLIPSKKVLKMYKSQQTKAISR; this is encoded by the exons ATGGCTTCCTTGGTTGCGGATTATGGAACCTCCTCAAGTTCAGAGAGTAGTAGTGGCGATATTTCGGATAGTGCTGATAACAC TTTTaaggaagatgaagaagaggaTAATGAAGAGGAAAAGAATGATGAAAATGAAGGAGCAACGGATACAGCAGCTTCCAAAGAAAAACTTCCATTACCAACTCCAGATTTTAATAGCACACCTGTTATGAAAACTTCAGTCTTCTCAAATCCGTTTGTTGAAGCAGAAAAAGCTAAAAGTGCTATTCTAGAGAAACATGTAAAAATGACTCCGACATTAGATGatacaaaaatgataaatggTCGAAAGATATGTTGGAATTATAGGAAAGGTAGATGCAGGTTTGGTCATAATTGTACCTTTGCACATGATTCAGATTTACACCGTACAGCGGCTGAGCTAGAAGCAATTCGAATACCGCAAGAAACAGTTATCTGTCAGACTCAGTATAATGGTCAGGTTTCCATAAATGACGATGATGAGGTGGATCAAGAAAATAATCAAATGAATAAACGTAAGAAAAGGCCAGGATTGAGTCAGTCTTTAATACCTAGTAAGAAAGTCTTGAAAATGTACAAATCACAACAAACTAAAGCCATTAGTAGATAA
- the LOC114871300 gene encoding DNA repair protein RAD51 homolog 4, with protein sequence MTELSSNVDSKLSSSVIQQLQRKHICTVMQFIDEDSEKLVTCTGFPLKDILEIKRNILQKYGGTVKSAFDLFKIEQNNIISTNVSSLDNLLEGGLYPGQIYEVCGVSSSGKTQLCLTIASNIALEPNNIVRYIDTKRDFSGSRIEQILLKRNYNKQVRDEVMNRIRVCCIYKLSQLLKILRLLTIALKEEKAEYRTRIIIIDSLPGIIFKFSKSNETTIALNRVANMCHFIANEFHLSIITVNVITQWNYEVGSTSTDSAGNCNEVTPALGKYWSHVPNTRLLIKKIGFEDRKISVWKSFQLEPNLSCILTINDSGIL encoded by the exons ATGACGGAATTAAGTTCAAATGTAGATTCGAAATTATCAAGCTCTGTAATACAACAATTACAGCGGAAACATATTTGTACTGTTATGCAATTTATAGATGAAGATTCTGAAAAATTAGTAACGTGTACAGGATTTCCGCTTAAG GATATACTTGAAATCAAGagaaatatattacaaaaatatggAGGTACAGTAAAAAGTGCCTTTGACTTGTTcaaaattgaacaaaataatataatttctacCAATGTATCAAG TTTAGATAATTTATTAGAAGGTGGATTATATCCTGGTCAAATATATGAAGTATGTGGTGTATCCTCGAGTGGAAAAACCCAGTTATGTTTAACAATTGCAAGTAATATTGCACTTGAGCCTAATAATATTGTAAGGTACATTGATACAAAGAGGGATTTTTCTGGTTCAAGAATAGAacaaatattgttaaaaaGGAATTATAATAAACAG GTTAGGGATGAAGTTATGAACCGCATCAGAGTATGTTGCATATACAAATTAAGtcaattgttaaaaattttacgGTTGTTAACAATTgctttaaaagaagaaaaagcagAATATCGAACAAGGATTATAATTATTGATTCATTGCCAGgaataattttcaagtttTCTAAGAGTAATGAAACAACAATTGCACTGAATCGTGTAGCAAATATGTGCCATTTTATTGctaatgaatttcatttatcgATTATTACTGTCAATGTGATTACTCAATGGAATTATGAAGTAGGATCAACCAGTACAGATTCAGCTGGAAATTGCAATGAAGTGACTCCTGCATTAGGAAAGTATTGGTCGCACGTTCCTAATACAAGACTGTTGATAAAGAAAATTGGATTTGAAGATAGAAAAATTTCTGTATGGAAAAGTTTTCAACTGGAACCAAATCTATCGTGCATTCTAACTATAAATGATAGTGGTATTTTATGA